From Psychroflexus torquis ATCC 700755, the proteins below share one genomic window:
- a CDS encoding lipocalin family protein: MKLIKCVYTLLVSFILLGCSNDDNTPQALSKSDIQGDWFLVELNANEPTDLNNDGISNTNLRLETDCFSTMAINFENDTFTFTYPKLDFIGENNNEISCTDTLNTGSYGLENGILTATTTIDNSTTTERVSVQLDNDLLKFTITRAQVNEYLDLGSSDNENADLETLEFIFEK, translated from the coding sequence ATGAAATTAATAAAGTGTGTTTATACCCTTTTAGTAAGCTTTATTCTTTTGGGATGTAGCAACGACGATAACACTCCTCAAGCATTATCCAAAAGTGATATTCAAGGGGATTGGTTTTTGGTTGAACTAAATGCAAATGAACCTACAGACTTAAATAACGATGGAATTTCAAATACAAATCTAAGGCTTGAAACCGATTGCTTTTCAACCATGGCGATTAATTTTGAAAATGACACCTTTACCTTTACTTATCCAAAACTTGATTTTATAGGAGAAAATAATAATGAAATCAGCTGCACAGATACTCTCAACACCGGTAGTTATGGTTTAGAAAATGGAATTTTGACAGCCACTACCACCATCGATAATTCTACAACAACAGAACGTGTTTCTGTTCAGCTTGACAACGACCTTTTAAAATTTACTATCACTAGAGCTCAGGTGAACGAATATCTTGACCTTGGGAGTAGTGATAATGAAAATGCAGATCTAGAAACTTTGGAATTTATATTTGAAAAATAG
- the frr gene encoding ribosome recycling factor, with product MNEEIEFIIDSTKESMEQAIQHLRKQLASIRAGKANPSMLSSVMVQYYGAKTPISQVSNINTPDARTLTIQPFEKSIIKDIEKGIMNANLGFNPMNNGESVIINVPPLTEERRLQLSKKAKAEAEEAKIGVRNDRRNAMNEIKKADLPEDVQKDTEDDIQKLTDSFIEEIDKIYASKEKEIMTV from the coding sequence ATGAATGAAGAAATAGAATTTATTATAGATAGTACCAAAGAATCCATGGAGCAAGCTATCCAACATTTAAGAAAACAGTTGGCAAGCATTAGAGCAGGGAAAGCAAATCCTTCGATGCTATCTTCGGTAATGGTTCAATACTATGGGGCTAAAACACCTATAAGTCAAGTGAGTAATATCAATACTCCAGATGCTAGGACGTTGACCATCCAACCCTTTGAAAAAAGCATTATCAAAGATATTGAAAAGGGTATTATGAATGCTAATTTAGGATTTAACCCGATGAACAATGGGGAAAGTGTTATCATAAACGTACCTCCACTAACAGAAGAAAGGCGTCTTCAACTTTCTAAAAAAGCCAAAGCTGAAGCTGAAGAGGCTAAAATTGGTGTTAGAAACGACAGGAGAAACGCTATGAATGAGATTAAAAAAGCAGACCTTCCAGAAGATGTTCAAAAAGATACTGAAGACGATATACAGAAATTAACCGATTCTTTTATTGAAGAGATTGATAAAATCTACGCGAGTAAAGAAAAAGAAATCATGACCGTTTAA
- the tsf gene encoding translation elongation factor Ts encodes MAKITAAEVNKLRKSTGAGMMDCKKALVESEGDFDKAIEILRKRGQKVAAKRADRDSSEGAVIACVNDDATKGAIVSLNCETDFVAKNDSFTKMAHDFANLALGVETKEELLKLDYNGITVEEKLTEQTGVIGEKIEIGDFRILKAAFVGSYIHAGNKIAVLTGLSKSAEGAEEVAKEVSMQAAAMNPVALNEAGVDQTTIDKEIEIAKDQLRQEGKPENMLDKIAEGKIKRFFKDNTLVNQDFIKDNKTSVAQHVKTLGDVEIVAFERVALG; translated from the coding sequence ATGGCAAAAATTACGGCTGCTGAAGTCAATAAGCTAAGAAAAAGCACTGGTGCTGGAATGATGGATTGTAAAAAAGCTCTTGTAGAAAGCGAGGGTGATTTTGACAAGGCTATCGAAATTTTAAGAAAAAGAGGTCAAAAAGTAGCAGCAAAAAGGGCAGATCGAGATTCTTCTGAAGGTGCTGTTATTGCTTGTGTAAACGATGATGCTACTAAAGGTGCAATCGTTTCTTTAAACTGTGAAACTGATTTCGTTGCAAAAAACGATTCGTTTACAAAAATGGCTCATGATTTCGCAAACTTAGCACTTGGTGTTGAGACGAAAGAAGAGTTGCTTAAACTAGATTACAACGGAATTACAGTTGAAGAAAAATTAACTGAACAAACCGGAGTCATTGGAGAGAAAATTGAAATTGGAGATTTTAGAATTTTAAAAGCAGCGTTCGTTGGGTCTTATATCCATGCTGGTAATAAAATTGCAGTTTTAACAGGTCTTTCTAAGTCCGCTGAAGGTGCAGAAGAGGTTGCTAAAGAAGTTTCTATGCAAGCTGCTGCCATGAATCCAGTAGCACTAAATGAAGCAGGAGTCGATCAAACTACCATAGATAAAGAGATCGAAATTGCAAAAGATCAATTGAGGCAAGAAGGGAAACCTGAAAATATGCTAGACAAAATTGCTGAAGGAAAAATTAAGCGTTTCTTTAAAGACAATACTCTTGTGAATCAAGATTTTATCAAGGACAATAAAACGTCTGTTGCCCAACACGTTAAAACATTGGGTGATGTTGAAATTGTAGCTTTTGAGAGAGTTGCTTTAGGATAA
- the speB gene encoding agmatinase, protein MAFKTNYAGIPDKYARIDEAKVILIPVPYDGTSSWQKGADKGPEAFLKASENMELYDIETRTEVYKKGIYLAPAVSENSSPEKMVEAVHKTTKNYINQDKFVTIFGGEHSVSIGTIRAFHDHFPDLTVLQLDAHADLRPSYEGSTCNHACALHEASKKGNLLQVGIRSMDVSEVEHMDENRVYFAHDLYEDWTEDAIGQMTPNVFITIDLDAFDPSIMPSTGTPEPGGLFWYETLEFLKEIFKKKNVVGFDIVELCPNEKDKSSDFLAAKLYYKMLSYKFKYEDGYKEDEE, encoded by the coding sequence ATGGCGTTTAAAACAAATTATGCAGGAATTCCAGACAAGTATGCCCGTATCGACGAGGCGAAAGTTATTCTAATTCCAGTTCCTTATGATGGAACAAGCTCTTGGCAAAAAGGAGCAGATAAAGGCCCTGAGGCTTTTTTAAAAGCTTCGGAAAATATGGAGTTGTACGATATTGAAACCCGTACTGAAGTCTATAAAAAGGGTATTTATCTTGCGCCAGCAGTTTCAGAGAATAGCTCTCCAGAAAAAATGGTTGAGGCAGTGCATAAAACCACTAAGAATTACATCAATCAAGATAAATTCGTCACTATTTTTGGAGGAGAACATTCGGTTTCAATAGGAACCATAAGGGCTTTTCATGACCATTTTCCAGACCTTACTGTTCTTCAATTAGATGCTCATGCAGATTTGAGGCCCTCTTATGAAGGGAGTACTTGTAATCACGCTTGTGCTCTTCATGAAGCCAGCAAAAAAGGGAACCTTCTTCAAGTAGGTATTCGGTCTATGGATGTTTCTGAAGTAGAACATATGGACGAAAATCGCGTTTACTTTGCTCATGACTTATATGAGGATTGGACTGAAGATGCCATTGGGCAAATGACCCCTAATGTTTTTATAACGATAGATCTAGACGCTTTTGATCCTTCTATTATGCCTTCTACAGGAACTCCCGAGCCAGGTGGACTTTTTTGGTATGAGACTTTAGAATTCTTAAAAGAAATTTTCAAAAAGAAAAATGTGGTCGGATTTGATATTGTTGAGCTCTGTCCCAATGAAAAGGATAAATCTTCAGACTTTCTTGCTGCGAAACTTTATTATAAAATGTTGAGCTATAAGTTTAAATATGAAGATGGATATAAAGAGGATGAGGAGTAG
- a CDS encoding four helix bundle protein: MTIWKLGLEIAFNISDIIKKFPEIERFALSDQMNRCSISIPSNIAEGSARSQKSFKYYVNIAMGSSFELVTQLIIAKHRAYITEAEFEMIEAKIEHFQRMASGFQNQL; the protein is encoded by the coding sequence TTGACTATTTGGAAATTGGGTCTTGAAATTGCTTTCAATATTTCTGATATTATAAAAAAGTTCCCTGAAATTGAAAGATTTGCACTCTCTGATCAAATGAATCGTTGTTCGATTTCTATACCGAGTAATATAGCAGAAGGCTCCGCTAGAAGTCAAAAAAGCTTTAAATATTATGTAAATATAGCAATGGGTTCTTCTTTTGAATTAGTCACACAATTAATTATTGCCAAACATAGAGCATATATTACAGAAGCCGAATTTGAAATGATAGAGGCTAAGATTGAGCATTTTCAACGAATGGCATCTGGTTTTCAAAATCAACTTTAA
- the rplM gene encoding 50S ribosomal protein L13 has protein sequence MDTLSYKTVSTNKSTADKQWVVVDAAGQSLGRVSSIVAKFLRGKYKPSFSPHVDCGDNVIVVNAEKVNLTGKKWDSKNYIRYTGYPGGQRSLTAQEVFDKSPERLVEKSVKGMLPKNKLGSALFRNLRVFTGEEHSLSAQKPKEININELV, from the coding sequence GTGGATACATTAAGTTACAAAACGGTTTCTACCAACAAATCAACTGCAGATAAGCAATGGGTTGTTGTAGATGCCGCCGGACAATCTCTTGGACGTGTATCTTCTATTGTTGCCAAATTTTTGAGAGGTAAGTACAAACCTAGTTTTAGCCCTCATGTAGACTGTGGAGACAACGTAATTGTTGTTAACGCTGAAAAAGTCAACTTGACAGGTAAGAAGTGGGACTCAAAAAATTATATCCGATATACAGGATATCCAGGTGGACAAAGAAGTTTAACAGCTCAAGAAGTATTTGACAAGAGCCCAGAGCGTCTTGTTGAAAAATCTGTAAAGGGAATGCTGCCTAAAAACAAATTAGGTTCAGCATTGTTTAGAAATCTTCGAGTCTTTACAGGCGAGGAGCACAGTTTAAGTGCTCAAAAACCAAAAGAAATTAATATAAACGAACTAGTGTAA
- the pyrH gene encoding UMP kinase gives MQYKRVLLKLSGEALMGNRKYGIDPKRLDDYAKEIKSIINKGVEVAIVIGGGNIFRGIAGASKGMDRVQGDNMGMLATVINGLALQSSCEDNGMQTRLQSAIKINEVAEPFIRRKAIRHLEKGRVVIFGGGTGNPYFTTDSAAVLRAIEMEADVILKGTRVDGIYTSDPESNTDATKFDFISFDDVLKKGLKVMDTTAFTLSQENKLPIIVFDMNTPGNLLRIISGENIGTKVNL, from the coding sequence ATGCAGTATAAACGTGTTTTACTTAAACTCTCTGGAGAAGCTCTTATGGGCAATCGTAAATATGGAATTGATCCTAAGCGATTAGACGATTACGCTAAGGAGATTAAAAGTATAATCAATAAAGGGGTGGAAGTCGCGATTGTAATAGGTGGAGGTAATATTTTTAGGGGTATAGCTGGAGCTAGCAAAGGTATGGATCGAGTTCAAGGGGACAATATGGGCATGCTTGCTACTGTAATTAATGGTCTTGCCTTACAGAGCTCTTGTGAAGATAATGGAATGCAAACTAGGTTACAGTCTGCTATTAAAATCAATGAAGTTGCAGAACCTTTTATAAGACGTAAAGCGATAAGACACCTAGAAAAAGGAAGAGTAGTTATTTTTGGTGGAGGAACGGGTAATCCATATTTTACGACAGATTCTGCTGCTGTGCTCAGGGCTATAGAAATGGAAGCGGATGTGATTTTGAAAGGAACTCGAGTAGATGGTATTTACACATCAGATCCAGAAAGCAATACTGATGCCACAAAATTTGATTTTATCAGTTTTGATGATGTATTAAAAAAAGGCTTGAAAGTGATGGATACCACTGCATTTACCTTGAGCCAAGAAAATAAATTACCCATCATAGTGTTTGATATGAACACCCCAGGAAATTTATTGAGAATTATCTCTGGAGAAAATATTGGAACTAAAGTTAATTTATAG
- the rpsI gene encoding 30S ribosomal protein S9: MDTIHKIGRRKTAVARVYLSEGKGEITVNKKKVSEYFTTGPLLYKINQALILTGNEDRFDINVNVFGGGITGQAEAIRLALSRAMCELDPENRTTLKPEGLLTRDPRMVERKKFGQKKARKKFQFSKR, encoded by the coding sequence ATGGATACAATTCACAAAATTGGCCGTAGAAAAACAGCCGTAGCTAGAGTTTATCTTTCTGAGGGTAAAGGTGAAATTACAGTTAACAAGAAAAAAGTTAGCGAGTATTTTACAACAGGACCTTTACTTTATAAAATAAATCAAGCCCTTATATTGACAGGGAATGAGGATAGATTTGATATCAATGTAAATGTCTTTGGTGGAGGTATTACCGGACAAGCAGAAGCTATCAGACTTGCCTTATCCAGAGCAATGTGCGAGCTAGACCCAGAAAATAGAACTACTCTAAAACCAGAGGGATTACTTACTAGAGATCCTAGAATGGTTGAGCGTAAAAAATTCGGTCAGAAAAAGGCAAGAAAGAAATTCCAATTCTCAAAACGTTAA
- a CDS encoding M43 family zinc metalloprotease yields MDWTLKNLGFFLLSLTLGSTASKENIAGDCFYDLSEIVGFPQTTCKPDPNYSYSTDPDYLNNFSELIVPLVFWGINQDDGSNDDFLTESKVRESVDLLNSAFADMKICFKLQELKYVNDSEIYWTDYYKFNKYIRENDYSKPAALNVYIPYRFTNNDNSLRGGKWSANQFAVNMLNYNTGILPHEVGHILGLLHTHAGAKAVNCEQVIRDEEDPDYNARCSGDRVTDTNAIPSLYGKFHLIDTHCEYVGNLVDCKGTPYTISEQDVRNFMAYTQHFCRSVFTVGQGIRVREFIKNKRALKKLEFVSNK; encoded by the coding sequence ATGGATTGGACATTGAAGAATTTAGGTTTTTTTTTACTGAGTCTCACACTAGGGTCTACAGCTTCTAAGGAGAATATAGCTGGAGATTGTTTTTACGATTTGAGTGAAATTGTAGGATTTCCTCAAACGACTTGCAAGCCAGATCCGAATTACAGCTATTCCACAGATCCAGACTACTTAAACAACTTTTCAGAATTAATTGTGCCTTTAGTGTTTTGGGGAATTAATCAAGATGATGGAAGTAATGATGATTTTTTGACTGAATCTAAAGTTCGAGAGTCGGTGGATCTCTTAAATTCTGCTTTCGCAGACATGAAGATTTGTTTTAAACTTCAAGAATTGAAGTATGTCAATGACTCTGAAATCTATTGGACAGATTATTACAAGTTTAATAAATATATCCGTGAAAACGACTATTCCAAACCTGCAGCTTTGAATGTTTATATCCCCTATAGATTTACTAATAATGATAATAGCTTAAGAGGAGGAAAATGGTCCGCAAATCAATTTGCAGTTAATATGCTAAATTATAATACGGGTATACTCCCTCATGAAGTGGGTCATATTTTGGGGCTACTGCACACACATGCAGGAGCAAAAGCAGTTAATTGTGAACAGGTTATTAGAGATGAAGAAGATCCAGATTACAATGCCAGATGCTCTGGGGATAGAGTTACAGATACTAACGCTATACCAAGTCTTTATGGTAAGTTCCACTTAATAGACACCCATTGTGAATACGTTGGAAATCTAGTGGATTGTAAAGGAACACCTTATACGATTTCAGAACAAGACGTACGCAACTTTATGGCTTACACTCAGCATTTCTGCAGGTCGGTATTCACTGTTGGTCAAGGTATAAGAGTAAGGGAGTTTATAAAAAACAAAAGAGCTCTAAAAAAGTTGGAGTTTGTAAGCAATAAATAA
- the rpsB gene encoding 30S ribosomal protein S2: MANPIVVKDLLDAGVHFGHLTRRWNPNMAPYVYMERNGIHIINLYKTVAKMEEAGEALSRIAASGRKILFVATKKQAKEIVAQESQRAQMPYITERWPGGMLTNFVTIRKSVKKMATVDRMKKDGTFNSLSKKERLQVDRMRAKLEKNLGSISEMSRLPAAIFVVDTLREHIAVKEAQKLNIPVFALVDTNSNPRDVDYAIPANDDASKSIHKVMSYMTDSILEGLNERKDGKDSGEDKPAKAKKEANADEKPAKAEKKATAVEEAPENKAKEETNTEAQPANAEEKAAVVEEVPTEKAEPKKPAGEENKASE, translated from the coding sequence ATGGCAAACCCAATAGTAGTCAAGGATTTACTTGACGCTGGTGTACATTTCGGACACCTTACCAGACGATGGAATCCAAACATGGCTCCCTATGTATACATGGAGCGTAATGGTATTCACATCATCAACCTTTACAAGACAGTTGCTAAAATGGAAGAAGCTGGAGAAGCTCTTTCTAGAATTGCAGCAAGCGGAAGAAAAATACTTTTCGTCGCTACCAAAAAACAAGCTAAAGAAATTGTAGCTCAAGAATCTCAAAGAGCTCAGATGCCTTATATCACTGAAAGGTGGCCTGGTGGAATGTTGACAAATTTTGTCACCATTAGAAAATCAGTCAAAAAAATGGCAACTGTAGACCGTATGAAAAAAGACGGAACTTTCAATTCTCTTTCTAAAAAGGAAAGATTGCAAGTTGACAGGATGAGAGCTAAGCTTGAGAAAAACTTGGGGTCTATTTCAGAAATGTCTAGATTACCTGCTGCAATATTCGTTGTAGATACTTTAAGAGAACATATTGCGGTAAAAGAAGCACAAAAATTAAACATTCCTGTTTTTGCATTGGTAGATACTAACTCTAATCCTAGAGATGTAGATTATGCTATCCCTGCTAATGACGATGCTTCAAAATCTATCCATAAAGTTATGTCTTATATGACAGACTCTATTCTTGAAGGTTTAAACGAACGTAAAGACGGTAAAGACAGCGGAGAAGACAAACCTGCTAAAGCTAAAAAAGAAGCTAATGCTGATGAGAAGCCAGCTAAAGCCGAGAAAAAAGCAACAGCAGTAGAAGAAGCTCCTGAAAATAAAGCTAAAGAAGAAACTAATACTGAAGCCCAACCAGCAAACGCTGAAGAAAAAGCGGCAGTAGTAGAAGAAGTTCCAACTGAGAAAGCTGAGCCCAAAAAACCAGCTGGAGAAGAGAATAAAGCTTCAGAATAA
- a CDS encoding carbon-nitrogen hydrolase family protein, with protein MSAENSPKIEQIELKYLSLKDFEALKEVFIEIYGDAPDAYWKKDELRGLIDVFPEGQVVILINGDLAGCAFSIIVDYGKLSDHHTYDDIAGDSKFKNHTEFGDMLYGIDVIIKKEYRGLKLGRRLYDYRKELTEQLNLKGIVFGGRIPNYYKVSHEITPKEYIQKVRTKEIDDPVLNFQLSNDFRPVRILSNYLDGDKDSKEYAVLMQWDNIYYEKQTKVPTNQKSEVRIGLVQWQMRSYSSLEELLHQVEYFVESLSGYRSDFALFPEFFNAPLMSKYNHLSEPEAIRELAKYTEPIKNKMSELSIAYNINIISGSMPEMINNKLYNVGYLCMRDGSTERYEKIHVTPDEAKIWGMQKGSEFKVFDTDCGKIGILICYDVEFPELSRILAKEGMDILFVPFLTDTQNGFSRVKLCAQARAVENECYVAIAGSVGNLPKVHNMDIQYAQSAVFTPSDFAFPSDGIKAQTTPNTEMILIADVDLLALRELHNFGSVKNLKDIRNDLYTLTRKE; from the coding sequence ATGTCCGCCGAGAATTCTCCCAAAATTGAACAAATTGAGTTAAAATATCTCTCCTTAAAAGATTTTGAAGCTTTAAAAGAAGTCTTTATTGAAATTTATGGAGATGCTCCAGATGCGTATTGGAAAAAGGATGAGTTGAGGGGTTTGATAGATGTTTTCCCTGAAGGTCAAGTGGTGATTTTAATCAACGGAGATTTAGCTGGTTGTGCTTTTTCGATAATAGTAGACTATGGAAAGTTGTCTGATCACCATACTTACGATGATATTGCTGGGGATAGTAAATTTAAAAACCACACGGAATTTGGGGATATGCTTTATGGAATTGATGTTATCATAAAAAAAGAATATCGAGGTTTAAAGCTTGGAAGACGCCTTTACGACTACAGAAAAGAATTGACGGAGCAGCTTAACCTCAAGGGAATTGTCTTTGGTGGGAGAATCCCTAATTACTATAAGGTTTCTCATGAAATCACTCCCAAAGAGTACATCCAAAAAGTGAGAACTAAGGAAATAGACGATCCCGTCTTGAATTTCCAATTGTCCAACGACTTTAGGCCTGTACGGATCTTATCGAACTATCTAGATGGAGACAAAGACTCTAAAGAATATGCAGTGCTAATGCAGTGGGATAATATCTATTATGAAAAACAAACCAAAGTCCCTACCAACCAAAAAAGTGAAGTAAGGATTGGGTTGGTGCAATGGCAGATGCGTTCCTATAGCAGCTTGGAAGAATTACTTCATCAGGTTGAGTATTTTGTAGAATCGCTTTCGGGTTACCGATCGGATTTTGCTTTGTTTCCGGAGTTTTTTAATGCGCCTTTGATGTCGAAGTATAATCACTTGAGCGAGCCTGAGGCAATTAGAGAATTGGCTAAGTATACAGAACCTATCAAAAATAAAATGTCCGAATTATCTATTGCTTATAACATTAATATTATTTCAGGGAGTATGCCTGAAATGATTAATAACAAGCTATATAATGTCGGCTATTTGTGTATGAGAGATGGCAGCACAGAGCGCTATGAGAAGATACATGTTACTCCAGACGAAGCCAAGATTTGGGGTATGCAAAAAGGAAGTGAGTTTAAGGTTTTTGATACCGATTGCGGTAAAATAGGGATCTTGATTTGCTATGATGTTGAGTTTCCGGAGCTTTCTAGGATTTTGGCTAAAGAAGGGATGGATATTCTTTTTGTTCCTTTCCTAACGGATACTCAAAATGGATTTTCTCGAGTTAAACTTTGCGCTCAAGCTAGAGCAGTAGAAAATGAATGCTATGTGGCTATAGCAGGAAGTGTAGGTAATTTACCTAAGGTCCATAATATGGATATTCAATACGCTCAGTCTGCAGTCTTCACCCCTTCAGATTTTGCGTTTCCTAGTGATGGGATCAAAGCTCAGACTACGCCAAATACAGAAATGATATTGATTGCCGATGTAGACCTATTAGCTTTAAGAGAACTCCATAACTTTGGGAGTGTCAAAAACCTAAAGGATATTAGAAACGATCTGTATACGTTGACCAGAAAGGAGTAG
- a CDS encoding zinc metallopeptidase gives MMGYYILIGAILLVSWYVSNTLKKKFKKYSKIQLQNGMSGAEIAKKMLEDHHIYDVKVISTPGQLTDHYHPTKKTINLSESVYNERNAAAAAVAAHEVGHAVQHAKAYSWLEMRSQLVPLVSVASQWSQWVIFGGLILMTMVSVGVGQMVLLAGIIMFGLGTLFSFITLPVEYDASNRALAWLKDHNIVNQEEYKMSEDSLKWAARTYVVAAIGSLATLLYFISIYLGRD, from the coding sequence ATGATGGGATACTATATATTAATTGGAGCCATACTACTTGTGAGCTGGTACGTGAGTAACACACTAAAGAAGAAATTTAAAAAATATTCTAAAATTCAACTTCAGAATGGAATGAGTGGTGCAGAAATCGCCAAGAAAATGCTAGAAGATCATCATATCTATGATGTGAAAGTCATTTCAACACCAGGACAATTAACCGATCATTATCATCCCACAAAAAAAACAATCAACCTCAGCGAAAGTGTTTACAACGAAAGAAATGCCGCAGCTGCAGCTGTTGCTGCTCACGAGGTAGGTCATGCTGTACAACATGCTAAAGCCTATTCTTGGCTGGAAATGAGGAGTCAACTTGTCCCCCTTGTGAGTGTAGCTTCGCAATGGAGTCAATGGGTCATTTTTGGAGGTCTTATATTAATGACTATGGTTTCTGTGGGTGTTGGCCAAATGGTTCTACTAGCTGGAATTATCATGTTTGGACTGGGAACTCTTTTTAGCTTTATTACATTACCTGTAGAGTATGATGCTAGCAATAGAGCCCTTGCTTGGCTAAAAGATCACAATATAGTGAATCAAGAAGAGTACAAAATGTCTGAAGATTCTTTAAAATGGGCTGCTAGAACTTATGTAGTTGCAGCAATAGGTTCGTTAGCTACTTTATTATATTTCATAAGTATTTATCTAGGAAGAGACTAG
- a CDS encoding deoxyhypusine synthase family protein yields MGKPITDFIEKYFLHFNAASLVDAAKAYGKQLEGGSKMLVSLAGAMSTAELGKIFAEMIRQDKVHIISCTGANLEEDVMNLVAHSHYKRVPEYRDLTPKDEWNLLEKGLNRVTDTCIPEEEAFRRIQKHIVKIWKEAEAKGERYLPHEYLYKLLLSDVLEEHYEIDLKDSWMYAAAEKNLPIVVPGWEDSTMGNIFASYVMKGELKASTVKSGIEYMTFLADWYTENSRQGIGFFQIGGGIAGDFPICVVPMLYQDMERTDTPFWSYFCQISDSTTSYGSYSGAVPNEKITWGKLDINTPKFIIESDATIVAPLIFAYLLEM; encoded by the coding sequence ATGGGTAAACCTATTACAGACTTTATTGAAAAGTACTTTCTCCATTTTAATGCGGCAAGCCTAGTAGATGCTGCTAAAGCATACGGAAAGCAATTGGAGGGAGGGTCAAAGATGTTGGTATCTTTAGCTGGGGCTATGAGTACAGCCGAACTTGGTAAAATATTTGCTGAGATGATTCGTCAGGACAAGGTACATATCATTTCTTGTACTGGGGCTAATTTAGAAGAAGACGTCATGAACTTGGTGGCTCATTCTCATTATAAGCGTGTTCCAGAATACAGAGATTTAACCCCCAAAGATGAGTGGAATTTACTAGAAAAAGGTTTAAATCGAGTTACCGACACCTGTATTCCAGAAGAAGAGGCCTTTAGACGTATACAGAAGCATATCGTAAAAATCTGGAAAGAGGCTGAAGCTAAAGGAGAACGCTATTTACCTCATGAGTATTTGTATAAACTTCTGCTTTCTGATGTTTTGGAGGAGCATTACGAAATCGATCTTAAAGATTCTTGGATGTATGCAGCTGCGGAAAAGAACCTGCCTATTGTAGTTCCAGGATGGGAAGATAGTACGATGGGGAATATATTTGCTAGCTATGTCATGAAAGGAGAGCTTAAAGCATCTACGGTTAAATCTGGGATTGAGTATATGACGTTCCTAGCCGATTGGTATACCGAAAATTCTAGACAAGGTATAGGATTTTTCCAGATTGGTGGTGGTATTGCTGGTGATTTCCCAATTTGTGTAGTTCCAATGCTTTACCAAGATATGGAAAGAACCGATACTCCTTTTTGGAGCTATTTCTGTCAAATATCAGATTCAACGACAAGTTATGGGTCGTATTCTGGAGCAGTTCCAAATGAGAAAATCACTTGGGGAAAACTGGATATAAATACTCCGAAATTCATTATTGAAAGTGACGCTACTATAGTAGCACCGTTAATTTTTGCTTACCTATTAGAGATGTAA